GTCCATACTCCACGGCAGCATGGCGAAGAGTGCCTGACCCAACCAAATGTACGTCACCACCTCTGGATATGTCATCGGCTGGCTCGACTTTGTAGAATGATAAAAGGCGCCGAAAATCATGATACGAATCAGCCCCCAAAACAACTGAGTCCCAAAACCGGCAACTGCTGCCGCACGATACTGCAGCAGCATGCGAAACCTCGCGCTTATTATTGCCCAATATGTTCTCATCGGCCTATCTTTCTATAGAGACGTGCGATTATTTCTTCAATCGGCGGGTTTTCTATAAACAAGTCCTGCACAGCATGCTTGCCTGCAATCCTGCATATAAGCTCCGCAGGCGAAATTCGATCAGGATAAAACCGCATATGGACTCTGCTGCCTTCCCGACTGATAACTTCGGCGTCTGGGTCGCTGATCTGGCTGTTTTCATCAACAAGATCCACAATAAGTCTGCGTTCAGTGCTGACGCTGATGCGCAAATCATCAAGCGTGCCGTCAGAAAGGATGCGTCCGCCGCCTATTACGATTATCCGACTGCACAAGGCTTCAATATCATCCATGTCATGTGTCGTGAGGATTACGGTGGTTCCTTTTTGATGGTTCAGCCGTTTTATGAAATCTCGAACCGCGAGTTTTGAGACCGCATCCAGACCGATTGTAGGTTCATCCAGAAAGAGAATTGAAGGTGAGTGAATGAGCGCTGCAGCAAGATCACATCTCATTCTTTGACCCAGACTGAGCTGACGGACGGGCGTATCTACCAGATTTGCCAGACCAAGAATCTCAACGAGTTCGTTTCTTGTTTGCAGATATTCTTTATTCGAGACCCGGTAGATATCTTTGAGCAGATCAAAAGACTCGATTACGGGTAAATCCCACCAAAGCTGTGTGCGTTGTCCGAACACAACACCTATATCGCGTACATGTGCCACACGCTGTTTCCAGGGGACTCTACCAAGTATCTCACACATTCCCGAGTCGGGAACCAGAATTCCCGAAATCACTTTTACGGTAGTCGATTTACCTGCGCCGTTTGGACCGACATAACCAACCAGTTCACCCGGTTCAATTTGGAACGAGATGCCATCGAGGGCGTGCACGGTTTGATAATTGCGCCGTACCAGTCCTTTGAATGCTCCCCACGTGCCCGAGGTTCGTTGGGCGACACGAAACGTTTTGACGATATTATCGGCAATAATCTGTGGCATTGGACATACCCGATGTAAA
The DNA window shown above is from bacterium and carries:
- a CDS encoding ATP-binding cassette domain-containing protein; protein product: MPQIIADNIVKTFRVAQRTSGTWGAFKGLVRRNYQTVHALDGISFQIEPGELVGYVGPNGAGKSTTVKVISGILVPDSGMCEILGRVPWKQRVAHVRDIGVVFGQRTQLWWDLPVIESFDLLKDIYRVSNKEYLQTRNELVEILGLANLVDTPVRQLSLGQRMRCDLAAALIHSPSILFLDEPTIGLDAVSKLAVRDFIKRLNHQKGTTVILTTHDMDDIEALCSRIIVIGGGRILSDGTLDDLRISVSTERRLIVDLVDENSQISDPDAEVISREGSRVHMRFYPDRISPAELICRIAGKHAVQDLFIENPPIEEIIARLYRKIGR